A single Oryza brachyantha chromosome 8, ObraRS2, whole genome shotgun sequence DNA region contains:
- the LOC107304796 gene encoding uncharacterized protein LOC107304796: MSGAQGAQPKGAFTATTYRSAPAAARTELRSSEDERGLPVKRLEDKVEDAAGKGGPVFGAGDDDGKPDLGVTGTGTG; this comes from the coding sequence ATGTCCGGCGCGCAGGGCGCACAGCCCAAGGGCGCATTCACGGCGACCACCTACCggtcggctccggcggcggcgaggacggagCTCCGGTCGAGCGAGGACGAGCGTGGTCTCCCCGTGAAGAGGCTGGAGGACAAGGTGGAGGACGCCGCCGGGAAGGGCGGCCCGGtgttcggcgccggcgacgacgacggcaagcCCGACCTCGGCGtcaccggcaccggcaccggctGA
- the LOC102718478 gene encoding uncharacterized protein LOC102718478 yields MDRRDEEETVPNDSDPLLKRENEKAESSLQLTPLTPPKPATVSVSEIEDEETDGSSAGCCRICLETDSELGDELISPCMCKGTQQFVHRSCLDHWRSVKEGFAFSHCTTCKAQFHLRVETWEDNSWRKMKFRIFVARDVMLVFLAVQLTIAMIGAISYFLDRDGSFRNSFSDGWDRFLSKHPIPFYYCIGVVVFFVLLGFFGLILHCSSFNDNQDPCLAGCRNCCYGWGVLDCLPASLEACFALVVVFVVVFAILGIAYGFLASTMAVQRIWQRHYHILTKRELTKEYVVEDLHGSYTPPKLDPEHEERLKMLKLL; encoded by the exons ATGGATAGGAGGGATGAGGAAGAGACGGTCCCGAATGACTCGGACCCTCTTCTCAAGAGAGAAAATGAGAAGGCAGAGTCGTCGTTGCAGCTGACACCGCTGACACCGCCTAAGCCAGCGACAGTGAGCGTATCGGAGATTGAGGATGAGGAAACCGATGGTTCTTCTGCAGGGTGCTGCCGCATTTGCCTTGAGACTGATTCTGAGTTAG GTGATGAACTAATATCACCTTGCATGTGCAAAGGAACCCAACAATTTGTTCATCGTTCATGCCTTGACCACTGGAGATCTGTTAAG GAAGGATTTGCATTTTCACACTGCACAACGTGCAAAGCTCAATTCCATCTTCGAGTGGAAACTTGGGAGGACAACTCATGGCGTAAAATGAAGTTCCGAATATTTGTTGCAAGAGATGTTATGCTTGTGTTTCTTGCTGTACAACTT ACTATTGCTATGATTGGTGCAATCTCTTACTTTCTAGATAGGGATGGAAGTTTCAGAAACAGTTTCAGTGATGGCTGGGATCGCTTCTTGTCAAAGCATCCAATACCGTTCTATTACTGCATAG GTGTTGTTGTTTTCTTCGTGTTACTCGGTTTTTTCGGGTTGATACTGCATTGCTCATCCTTCAACGATAACCAAGATCCATGCCTAGCTGGGTGCCGGAACTGCTGCTATGGTTGGGGCGTCCTGGACTGCCTGCCTGCATCTCTAGAGGCTTGCTTTGCCCTGGTGGTGGTTTTCGTTGTCGTGTTCGCCATCCTTGGTATTGCATATGGATTTCTGGCATCGACCATGGCTGTCCAAAGAATCTGGCAGAGGCATTACCACATCTTGACCAAAAGGGAGCTCACGAAG GAGTACGTGGTGGAGGATCTTCATGGCAGCTACACGCCACCTAAGCTTGATCCGGAGCACGAGGAGCGGCTGAAAATGCTGAAGCTCCTCTAG